The Tolypothrix sp. PCC 7712 region ATTGCTGATTTTATACTAAACTCTCCAGTTAACTGGAGAGTCAAGCATCAAAAGTATCATTTCATCAAGCTCATGAGAAACTCAGTTGAGTAGAAGCAGTTTCTGCACTAGCTGCTGCGGCTTGAACTGCGATCGCACCACGAAACATATTCATTCCACAAGTGAAAATATACTCACCTGGCTGTTCGGGTGTAAATTCTACAGATGTGACTTGATTCAGCGGTAAATCTGCGGCGATGCGAAAGTCTGGAATTAAAACTTGCTCTAAACAACTGCTGGGATCTATGCGTGCAAATTTCAATCGGACTGGTTTCCTGGCTTGCACTACAATGCGGCTGGGATCATATCCGCCGTCAACAGTAACGGTTACTTCCTGAATATTCTCATCCGTTGCAACTGCTTTCTGAGACTTTGGTTTACTCAGCAAGAACCACCAAAGTTCTAAGCCAACTAATCCCAATCCGCCGAGAGTGACGGCTATTTTATTACCTAAAGGCTGATCGATACGTTGAAATTGATTAGTTTGGATTGTTGGTGATGAATGGGTTTCATGGGATGTTTGGGCAACAGCTTTACCTGATGCAACTCCGATTACAATGCCTAAACTAGCTATAGTACTGATGAGGGTTGTTTTGTTCATAAGGTGAGAATGGGGAAGGGGGAAGGGTGAATGGGGAAGGGGTTATTTCTTTAGCTGAGGGTTTTAGGGTAGAAGTTGCGTAGGCGTAGGGCGTTGGTGACTACGGAAACTGAGCTAAATGCCATTGCTGCACCGGCGATAATGGGGTTAAGTAACCAACCGAAGAAGGGGAAGAGAATTCCGGCGGCGATGGGAATACCAGCAACGTTGTAAATGAAGGCGAAGAATAAATTTTGGCGGATGTTGCGAATGGTGGCGCGGCTGAGTTGAATTGCTGTGACTATGGCTTGTAAATCGCCAGAAATTAAGGTGATATCACTAGCTGCGATCGCAACGTCTGTACCTGTGCCAATTGCTATTCCCACATCGGCTTGCGCTAAAGCTGGTGCATCATTAATACCATCACCAACCATCGCCACAATTGAGTGCTGAGTTTTTTCTCTGCTTCTCTGCTTCTCTGCTTGTAAAGACTTAATCACCGCCGCCTTTTGATCGGGGCGGACTTCGGCTAAGACTCTGGTAATACCGACTTCACGGGCAATGCTTTCGGCGGTGCGTTGGTTGTCGCCTGTGAGCATGACTACTTCTAAACCGAGTTTTTGTAATGCTCTCACAGCTTGGGGTGATGTGGGTTTAATGGCATCAGCTATCCCCATGACTGCTTTGATTTCGCCGTCAACTGCTAACCAAACAGCGGTTTTACCCAGGTATTCTAAGCGTTCTTTGTCTGATTGCAAGGCTTGAGTGTTAATACCCAATTCTTCCATCCAGCGTTGTGTCCCAATTTGCACCAATCTGTGAGCAACAGTACCTTGAACACCACTACCTGCGATCGCAGCAAAATTCTGTACAGAGGCAATTAATTGTGTCTGTTGAGTTTCGGCATAGCGTACAACTGCTTCTGCTAAAGGGTGTTCGGAATTGCGTTCTACGGAGGCGGCTAGTTGAATCAGCTGCATTTCGTTGCCGTTAACTGTGCCGTTGACTGTGACAAAATCTGTGACTGTGGGTTTACCTTGGGTAATTGTGCCTGTTTTATCTAAGACAATGGTTTGAATTTGATGTGCTAGTTCTAAGCTTTCCGCGCCTTTAATTAAAATGCCGTTTTCTGCACCTTTACCAGTACCAACCATGACTGAGGTAGGTGTGGCTAAACCCAAAGCACAAGGACAAGCAATAATTAACACCCCTACTGTAGTCATCAACGCCAAGGTAACATTACCCATGATGTTGTACCAAATTATGAAAGTGAGAATTGCGATCGCAATTACTGCCCGGACAAACCACCCGGTAACTTGGTCTGCTAATCTTTGAATGGGAGCTTTTGAGCCTTGAGCTTGCTGCACTAGTTGCACAATCTGCGCCAGTACGGTATTTGCACCGACTCTGGTGGCGCGGAACTGAAAACTACCAGTTTTGTTGATGGTTG contains the following coding sequences:
- a CDS encoding cupredoxin domain-containing protein, which encodes MNKTTLISTIASLGIVIGVASGKAVAQTSHETHSSPTIQTNQFQRIDQPLGNKIAVTLGGLGLVGLELWWFLLSKPKSQKAVATDENIQEVTVTVDGGYDPSRIVVQARKPVRLKFARIDPSSCLEQVLIPDFRIAADLPLNQVTSVEFTPEQPGEYIFTCGMNMFRGAIAVQAAAASAETASTQLSFS
- a CDS encoding heavy metal translocating P-type ATPase, whose amino-acid sequence is MKNTTLKLRGMSCASCARSVEDAIRAVPGVNECNVNFGAEQATVDYDPKRTDLQAIQDAVDAAGYSASPLQEQNLMAGEDDEEKRHRLQESRDLQRKVTVGGIMSAVLVIGSLPMMTGLNLPFIPTWLHNPWLQLVLTTPVQFWCGYSFYINTWKALKRHAATMDTLIALGTSAAYFYSLFATLVPSFFIAQGLRADVYYETAAIVITLILLGRLFENRAKGQTSEAIRKLIGLQAKTARLIRHGREVDVPIEQVQIGDVVLVRPGEKIPVDGEVVEGTSTVDEAMVTGESVPVKKQPGDEVIGATINKTGSFQFRATRVGANTVLAQIVQLVQQAQGSKAPIQRLADQVTGWFVRAVIAIAILTFIIWYNIMGNVTLALMTTVGVLIIACPCALGLATPTSVMVGTGKGAENGILIKGAESLELAHQIQTIVLDKTGTITQGKPTVTDFVTVNGTVNGNEMQLIQLAASVERNSEHPLAEAVVRYAETQQTQLIASVQNFAAIAGSGVQGTVAHRLVQIGTQRWMEELGINTQALQSDKERLEYLGKTAVWLAVDGEIKAVMGIADAIKPTSPQAVRALQKLGLEVVMLTGDNQRTAESIAREVGITRVLAEVRPDQKAAVIKSLQAEKQRSREKTQHSIVAMVGDGINDAPALAQADVGIAIGTGTDVAIAASDITLISGDLQAIVTAIQLSRATIRNIRQNLFFAFIYNVAGIPIAAGILFPFFGWLLNPIIAGAAMAFSSVSVVTNALRLRNFYPKTLS